From Zingiber officinale cultivar Zhangliang chromosome 5B, Zo_v1.1, whole genome shotgun sequence, the proteins below share one genomic window:
- the LOC121985017 gene encoding potassium channel KAT3-like — MSSRVEAVTESPWLVRRASSGQIKSFAALSSSLLPAFGAGLDGNYPSPKKYVIAPYDPRYRWWQMFLMVLVFYSAWASPFELAFQRVGLGSLLVFDLVVDVFFGIDIAVSFSVAYFDSSTYLLVDDRRKIAGRYLTSPGLVMDVASTVPFQIIYRILTGKKNGGSVFGVVSLLRLWRLRRASKLFARLEKDIRFSYFWTRYVKLICVTLFAVHSAACVYFWMATHHHNKEETWIGKLIPDFEERSIWMGYIYAVYWSITTLTTVGYGDLHAWNTGEKIFTIFLMLFNIGLTAYLIGNMTNLIVHSATRTFIMRDTIHQISRFASKHRLPDGMREQMMAHLQLKFKTMELQQEEVIADLPKAIRSTIAQHLFQRTVEATYLFEGVSKEFIVQLVSEMKAEYFPPKMDIIIENEIPTDLYIIVSGAVDILTSKNGTEKFLTALGPADVLGEIGVIFNVPQPFTVRSKRLCQVVRISHRHFMQIAQPYSADGKMVFSNFIQFLKELGKDLVEEVPFVPDVLSQVNAEDEEHPEESEEVEQTISNDTDAEAKRVTIHGHHPDTSKREETVLAGKLIFLPDSIKKLLEVAERSFGMQASKVLSADGAEIDEICAIRDDDHLFICR; from the exons ATGAGCAGCAGAGTCGAAGCAGTGACGGAGTCGCCATGGCTGGTGAGGCGAGCTTCGAGTGGGCAAATCAAGAGCTTCGCCGCACTCTCCAGCAGCCTCCTGCCGGCGTTCGGAGCTGGCCTCGACGGCAACTATCCCAGCCCCAAGAAATACGTCATTGCACCGTATGATCCTCGATACAG GTGGTGGCAGATGTTCTTGATGGTGCTGGTGTTCTACTCCGCGTGGGCGTCGCCGTTCGAGCTGGCGTTCCAGCGGGTGGGCTTGGGGTCGCTCCTTGTCTTCGACCTCGTCGTCGACGTCTTCTTCGGGATCGACATCGCGGTCTCCTTCTCCGTCGCCTACTTCGACAGCTCCACCTACTTGCTGGTGGACGACCGGAGGAAGATCGCCGGGAGGTACCTGACGTCGCCGGGGTTGGTCATGGATGTGGCCTCCACCGTGCCGTTCCAGATCATATACCGGATCCTCACCGGGAAAAAGAACGGCGGATCCGTCTTCGGCGTCGTCAGCCTGCTGCGCCTCTGGCGTCTCCGGCGAGCCAGCAAGCTGTTTGCCAG ATTGGAGAAAGATATCAGATTCAGCTACTTCTGGACGAGATATGTGAAGCTCATCTGCGTGACTCTGTTTGCGGTGCACTCGGCGGCCTGCGTCTACTTCTGGATGGCAACGCACCACCACAACAAGGAGGAAACCTGGATCGGCAAATTGATTCCGGACTTCGAGGAACGGAGTATCTGGATGGGCTACATCTACGCCGTCTACTGGTCCATCACCACCCTCACCACCGTCGGCTACGGCGACCTCCACGCCTGGAACACCGGCGAAAAAATCTTCACCATCTTCCTCATGCTCTTCAACATCGGCCTTACTGCCTACCTCATCGGCAACATGACCAACCTCATCGTCCACTCCGCCACCCGCACCTTCATCATG AGAGACACCATACATCAAATTTCACGATTCGCGAGCAAGCACCGGCTGCCGGACGGCATGCGAGAGCAGATGATGGCGCACCTGCAGCTCAAGTTCAAGACCATGGAACTGCAACAGGAAGAGGTGATCGCCGACCTGCCCAAAGCCATCAGATCGACCATCGCGCAGCACCTCTTCCAGCGCACAGTCGAAGCAACGTACCTCTTCGAAGGAGTCTCCAAAGAGTTCATAGTTCAGCTG GTTTCTGAGATGAAAGCAGAGTACTTTCCTCCAAAAATGGACATCATCATAGAAAACGAAATTCCAACCGATTTATACATCATTGTCTCTGGTGCAGTG GATATCTTGACATCAAAGAATGGAACTGAAAAG TTTCTGACGGCACTAGGTCCTGCTGATGTTCTTGGAGAGATTGGGGTGATCTTCAACGTTCCACAGCCGTTTACGGTTCGTAGCAAGAGGCTCTGCCAAGTCGTCCGGATAAGCCATCGACACTTCATGCAGATCGCACAGCCATACAGTGCTGATGGGAAAATGGTGTTCTCCAATTTTATTCAG TTCCTCAAGGAACTCGGCAAAGACTTAGTTGAAGAAGTACCATTTGTGCCGGATGTGTTGAGCCAAGTGAACGCAGAG GATGAAGAACACCCGGAAGAAAGCGAAGAAGTTGAACAGACAATCTCCAATGACACGGATGCTGAAG CCAAGAGAGTGACAATTCATGGGCATCATCCTGATACAAGCAAGAGAGAAGAAACGGTTCTTGCAGGGAAACTCATTTTTCTTCCTGATTCAATCAAAAAGCTACTGGAAGTGGCAG AGAGATCATTTGGGATGCAAGCAAGCAAAGTTTTGTCAGCTGATGGTGCTGAAATCGATGAGATATGCGCCATCAGGGACGATGATCACTTGTTCATATGCCGATGA